The Sinomicrobium kalidii genome contains a region encoding:
- a CDS encoding tail fiber protein, producing the protein MKKKYLLLILLSGYFGFSQNQFPTAKGTNVKLDGGYIEMIRPQKTGGWARGFIYRHDNNVENTYAGIGILGSGEIPKYLYMGHGRYAYSNGKGLYILPDGNTGLGITSPESKLDIYARGDGVSLLKLNTDRPWEFMQVGTEAATSLALRATAGLKYFRIQSPGGVDNASFRVSDTPTDNRIFLLTKGGRLGIGTVSPDAELTVKGKIHTREVKVDLNGAVAPDYVFKEGYDLRSLEEVQAHIKEKGHLPGIPSAKEMEEEGINLKEMNLKLLEKVEELTLYIMEQDKEIKKLKEGNTRMREIEQKLDKFLKKI; encoded by the coding sequence ATGAAAAAAAAGTACTTGCTCTTAATCTTGTTATCAGGTTATTTCGGTTTTTCCCAAAATCAATTTCCTACAGCAAAGGGGACAAACGTTAAACTGGATGGGGGGTATATAGAAATGATAAGGCCTCAAAAAACAGGTGGTTGGGCACGTGGGTTCATATACAGACATGATAATAATGTTGAGAATACATATGCAGGTATAGGAATATTGGGAAGTGGAGAAATTCCTAAGTATTTGTATATGGGGCATGGACGTTATGCCTATAGTAATGGTAAGGGGCTATACATACTTCCTGATGGGAATACCGGATTGGGCATTACATCTCCGGAAAGTAAACTGGATATTTATGCCCGGGGGGATGGTGTTTCCTTGCTAAAACTTAATACGGATCGCCCCTGGGAATTTATGCAGGTTGGCACAGAAGCTGCGACTAGCTTGGCGTTGAGAGCTACTGCGGGGTTAAAGTATTTCAGGATACAATCTCCCGGCGGAGTGGATAATGCCAGTTTCAGGGTCAGTGATACACCTACAGACAACCGGATATTTCTACTAACAAAAGGAGGTCGCCTGGGGATTGGAACTGTTTCCCCGGACGCTGAACTTACAGTAAAAGGAAAAATTCATACCCGGGAAGTCAAAGTAGACCTGAACGGTGCCGTAGCTCCGGATTATGTGTTTAAGGAAGGTTATGATCTGCGTTCCCTCGAAGAAGTACAAGCCCATATTAAAGAGAAAGGACATTTGCCGGGAATTCCTTCTGCTAAGGAGATGGAAGAAGAAGGTATTAACCTTAAAGAAATGAACCTGAAGTTGTTGGAGAAGGTGGAGGAGTTGACGCTATATATCATGGAGCAGGATAAGGAAATCAAGAAATTAAAAGAGGGAAATACGAGAATGAGAGAAATAGAGCAAAAACTGGACAAATTTCTCAAGAAAATATGA
- a CDS encoding DUF6443 domain-containing protein: protein MVYYDGLGRPKQEIAIKASDGKQDLITHIEYDEFGRQDKEYLPYRAGQNKGQFNGSALSQTNSFYNTTKYENTTNPYSEKVFEPSPLNRVEEVGAPGTPWKASPNSDNDHTIKYRYTTNGDSGVRLYQVSLTSDYTPSLEASGLYEANQLYATVTKDENWQPGDGHLHTTWEFKDKQDRVILKRTYATVNGAVKNHDTYYVYDDYGNLTYVLPPKVNTSDGVSTAELNELCYQYRYDARNRLIEKKLPGKGKEYIVYNKLDQPVMTQDTKLKNQNKWLFTKYDAFGRVAYTGVKHHAGDREAFQNSANNTTSFKQYETKTTTANTYAGTSVYYTKDAIPKTMDEIHTINYYDNYTFNKAGLTVPTTVLGQTVDTRTKTLATGSKTRVLGTNHWITTINAYDKKGRLIYTATKNPYLNTTDIVESKLDFAGKVLETKTTHTKGNNPAIVTVDKFEYDHMGRLLTQTQKVNNQAEELIAENTYDDLGQLEQKKVGNTRSKPLQTIDYAYNVRGWLKAINDADNLGNSLFGFQVNYNTSRSGAVPALYNGNIAETYWKTANDNTLRRYAYTYDALNRITSGLYNGGGHTNRYTLKDIAYDKNGNITQLTRNGAINTNASSFGEMDRLSYAYYNGGNFLVKVSDAANKTYGFKDGSNTDNDYGRDANGNTTRDRNKGITSIAYNHLNLPTRISFGTNKIDYIYDASGIKLEKAVTRGSSVTTTEYAGNYIYENSQLKQVSHPEGYFEPKAGGSYQYVYYLKDHQNNVRITFADDNGDGVVGTSETRREQNYYPFGLEHRGYNGETYGVKSNLKTFQDQEFTEDLGLNVHEWKYRISDPAIGRFWQIDPLAEDYVHNGVYNFSENRVIDGIELEGLEWKSVKDDNGNTNLTLTVQLYNDAGLKDKQLTKVKESIREQFAESYSNSDENITASLVIEDAKEAKGDFLVTLTEQTSSPVYDDEGNKTGITYKGGKTGELGKTQKNNFEVTAKRDGSKRSNSDISRSFSHEAGHTAGLRHPWSSKQKVDDIKQGAEGVKASTVRKNLMNSGANKIKANRSTSGTQLTKGQLKSADELVRNQQN, encoded by the coding sequence GTGGTGTATTACGATGGCCTGGGCCGTCCCAAACAGGAAATAGCCATTAAAGCGTCTGACGGAAAACAAGATTTGATCACCCATATCGAATATGATGAGTTTGGCAGGCAGGACAAAGAGTACCTGCCCTATCGGGCCGGGCAGAACAAGGGGCAGTTTAATGGCAGTGCATTGTCTCAGACCAACAGTTTTTATAACACAACTAAATACGAAAACACGACGAACCCTTACAGCGAAAAGGTCTTTGAACCTTCGCCCCTGAACCGCGTGGAAGAGGTCGGTGCCCCGGGAACCCCGTGGAAGGCCAGTCCCAACAGCGATAATGACCATACGATTAAATACCGATATACGACCAATGGGGATAGTGGAGTACGTTTATATCAAGTAAGCTTAACTTCAGATTACACCCCGAGTTTAGAAGCATCCGGACTTTATGAGGCCAACCAACTCTATGCGACAGTGACCAAAGACGAGAACTGGCAACCGGGAGATGGTCACCTGCATACGACTTGGGAATTTAAGGACAAACAGGACCGGGTGATACTCAAACGTACCTATGCTACTGTAAACGGTGCCGTAAAGAACCACGACACCTATTATGTCTATGATGATTACGGGAATTTAACCTATGTGCTCCCGCCCAAGGTCAACACTTCGGACGGGGTGTCTACCGCAGAATTGAATGAATTGTGCTACCAGTACCGGTATGACGCAAGAAACCGGCTAATCGAAAAGAAACTTCCCGGGAAGGGTAAAGAATATATTGTCTACAATAAGCTGGACCAGCCTGTAATGACGCAGGACACGAAATTAAAGAATCAAAATAAATGGTTGTTTACCAAGTATGATGCTTTTGGGCGGGTGGCCTATACCGGGGTAAAGCACCATGCAGGAGATAGAGAAGCATTCCAAAACTCAGCCAACAACACTACCAGTTTTAAGCAATACGAAACTAAGACTACAACAGCCAATACTTATGCAGGAACTTCGGTATATTATACCAAAGATGCCATTCCCAAGACTATGGATGAGATCCATACGATCAATTATTACGATAACTATACTTTTAACAAGGCCGGGTTAACGGTCCCCACGACGGTACTGGGACAAACAGTGGATACAAGAACCAAAACCTTAGCCACAGGGAGTAAGACCAGGGTGTTGGGCACCAACCACTGGATCACAACGATCAATGCCTATGACAAAAAGGGGAGGTTGATCTATACGGCCACGAAAAACCCTTACCTGAACACTACGGATATTGTAGAAAGTAAGCTGGACTTTGCAGGCAAGGTATTGGAAACGAAAACCACCCATACCAAAGGGAACAACCCTGCCATAGTAACGGTAGATAAGTTTGAATACGACCATATGGGCAGGCTGCTGACGCAAACCCAGAAGGTGAACAACCAGGCAGAAGAACTGATTGCTGAAAACACCTATGATGACTTGGGGCAACTGGAGCAGAAAAAGGTAGGGAATACCCGGAGCAAGCCTCTACAAACAATAGACTATGCTTATAATGTACGGGGCTGGCTAAAGGCGATCAACGACGCAGATAACCTGGGGAACAGTCTGTTCGGTTTCCAGGTGAATTACAACACCAGCCGCAGTGGAGCGGTACCTGCACTGTATAATGGCAATATAGCAGAGACCTATTGGAAAACGGCCAATGACAATACGTTAAGGCGATATGCTTATACCTATGACGCTTTGAACCGTATTACCTCGGGATTGTATAACGGAGGCGGACATACCAACCGCTATACGTTAAAGGACATCGCCTATGACAAAAACGGGAATATTACCCAACTGACCCGTAATGGCGCCATAAATACCAATGCTTCTTCATTTGGAGAAATGGACAGGTTGAGCTATGCGTATTACAATGGGGGGAATTTTTTAGTCAAGGTAAGTGATGCCGCCAATAAGACCTATGGTTTTAAGGATGGCAGTAATACAGATAATGATTATGGCCGGGATGCCAATGGTAATACGACAAGGGACAGGAACAAGGGGATTACATCTATTGCCTATAATCATCTAAATCTACCGACCCGGATAAGTTTCGGAACCAATAAAATTGACTATATTTACGATGCCTCGGGGATCAAGTTAGAGAAGGCGGTCACCCGGGGAAGTTCTGTGACAACTACCGAGTATGCCGGGAATTACATCTATGAGAACAGCCAGTTAAAGCAGGTAAGCCACCCGGAAGGGTATTTTGAGCCGAAAGCCGGCGGAAGCTATCAGTATGTGTATTATCTTAAAGATCATCAAAACAACGTAAGGATTACGTTTGCGGATGACAATGGTGATGGTGTCGTAGGGACTTCAGAGACCAGAAGGGAACAAAACTATTACCCTTTCGGGCTGGAACATCGGGGGTATAATGGAGAGACATACGGGGTGAAGAGCAATCTTAAAACGTTCCAGGATCAGGAATTTACCGAGGATTTAGGATTAAATGTCCACGAATGGAAATACAGAATAAGCGACCCAGCTATTGGACGTTTTTGGCAAATAGACCCCTTGGCAGAAGATTACGTGCATAATGGTGTATACAACTTCTCTGAAAACAGAGTTATTGATGGAATCGAATTAGAAGGGCTAGAATGGAAGAGTGTTAAAGACGATAACGGAAACACAAACCTAACACTTACCGTACAGCTTTATAATGATGCTGGATTGAAAGATAAGCAACTAACAAAAGTAAAAGAAAGTATTAGGGAACAATTTGCAGAATCATATAGTAATAGTGATGAAAATATAACTGCATCGTTGGTTATAGAAGATGCTAAAGAAGCTAAAGGCGACTTTTTAGTAACGTTAACAGAACAAACTTCCAGTCCTGTTTATGATGATGAAGGCAATAAAACCGGTATAACTTACAAAGGAGGAAAGACAGGAGAATTGGGGAAAACCCAAAAAAATAATTTTGAAGTAACTGCTAAAAGAGATGGTAGTAAAAGAAGCAATTCAGATATATCAAGAAGTTTTTCTCATGAAGCTGGACATACAGCTGGATTGCGACACCCTTGGAGTTCTAAACAAAAAGTGGATGACATAAAACAAGGAGCTGAAGGGGTAAAAGCGAGTACCGTTAGGAAAAATTTAATGAACTCTGGAGCAAACAAGATAAAAGCCAATAGGTCAACATCAGGAACTCAACTTACAAAAGGTCAATTAAAGAGCGCCGATGAGTTAGTGAGAAATCAGCAAAATTAG
- a CDS encoding glycohydrolase toxin TNT-related protein (This protein contains a domain related to Tuberculosis Necrotizing Toxin, which is the C-terminal effector domain of outer membrane channel protein CpnT, and which has a lethal NAD+-glycohydrolase activity.) yields the protein MYRLTDIWGNTRVTYADDNGDGVVGTSEIRREQNYYPGGLEHRGYNGAMSGVKNNLKTYQGQEFTEDLGLNTHEWRYRISDPATLRFWQIDPLAEDYYYNATYAFAENKLGMGTELEGAEIHTWLQQKAVEDAVRNPSGVGAHTIGVSQGLANTVTDVVDAVSNPVQTLKGAGNAALWLAVGSQFSEQVDGALGTNSSGAGDAILNSVVQGGNNLINGNGIERGTTIGEIGGAALGTKGLNATFKGAATILKGTKAATTTTALANYYPANNGALGRVTTTTLEVGQQIDRFGNLGGKYFSPTGTPLLKRALPAGANTSIYNSFEVTKPFSVQQSTVAPAFGKVGTGTQYFSPFLNAEELLKGGFIKSN from the coding sequence GTGTATCGCTTAACGGATATATGGGGTAATACACGGGTAACCTATGCAGACGACAATGGTGATGGCGTAGTAGGCACATCGGAGATCAGAAGAGAGCAGAACTATTACCCTGGCGGGTTAGAACATCGCGGCTATAATGGTGCCATGTCCGGGGTAAAGAATAACCTGAAGACCTATCAGGGGCAGGAGTTCACCGAAGATTTAGGCTTAAATACCCACGAGTGGAGATATAGGATAAGTGATCCTGCAACACTTCGCTTTTGGCAGATAGACCCGTTGGCCGAAGATTATTATTACAACGCTACCTATGCCTTTGCAGAGAATAAACTCGGTATGGGTACAGAGTTGGAAGGGGCTGAAATACACACCTGGCTCCAACAAAAAGCGGTAGAAGATGCTGTTCGAAATCCTAGTGGTGTAGGGGCACATACCATAGGCGTATCCCAAGGGCTTGCCAATACAGTAACAGATGTGGTTGATGCCGTGTCTAATCCTGTCCAAACATTAAAAGGTGCGGGAAATGCTGCATTATGGCTTGCTGTAGGCTCTCAATTTTCTGAACAAGTTGATGGTGCGCTTGGCACAAATTCTTCAGGTGCAGGAGATGCTATTTTAAATTCGGTAGTCCAGGGTGGAAATAATCTAATCAATGGAAACGGTATTGAAAGAGGTACGACTATTGGAGAGATCGGAGGAGCCGCCTTAGGAACTAAAGGTCTAAATGCAACATTTAAAGGAGCCGCAACGATATTAAAAGGAACAAAAGCAGCTACAACAACTACAGCTTTAGCCAATTATTATCCTGCAAATAATGGAGCTTTAGGAAGGGTAACAACTACAACATTAGAAGTTGGTCAGCAAATAGATAGATTTGGTAATTTAGGAGGTAAATATTTTTCTCCGACTGGTACTCCATTGTTAAAAAGAGCGTTACCTGCTGGAGCAAATACAAGTATTTATAATTCCTTTGAAGTTACTAAACCTTTTTCAGTACAACAATCGACAGTAGCTCCTGCTTTTGGAAAAGTAGGTACAGGAACACAATATTTTTCTCCTTTTTTAAATGCAGAAGAATTGTTAAAAGGTGGCTTTATTAAATCCAATTAG
- a CDS encoding DUF2272 domain-containing protein: MATRMYVPGWICILVLGYGHLAFATDVSALRRVYTAELGVKEATGRNDGPRIAEYLRYCGLPESHEWCAAFVSWCHGRAGYAQPRTPWSPSLFPERKVIRTKKEALVSVTRKREPVGQKTPRAGDVFGLYYARPGRIAHAGFIDRWTGNWAYTVEGNVHNAVVRKRRPVRTLAVIARWTGG; encoded by the coding sequence ATGGCAACACGTATGTATGTACCTGGGTGGATATGTATCCTTGTTCTGGGGTATGGCCACCTGGCTTTCGCAACTGATGTAAGCGCCCTGCGCCGGGTATACACGGCCGAGTTGGGCGTAAAGGAAGCCACCGGCCGTAACGACGGCCCGCGTATTGCGGAGTACCTGCGGTATTGCGGGCTTCCGGAAAGCCACGAATGGTGCGCGGCCTTTGTCAGCTGGTGCCATGGCCGGGCGGGCTACGCACAACCCCGAACGCCCTGGAGCCCTTCGCTGTTCCCGGAGCGTAAGGTGATCCGGACAAAAAAAGAGGCCCTCGTTTCCGTTACACGCAAACGAGAACCGGTTGGGCAGAAAACCCCCCGCGCCGGCGATGTCTTTGGCCTTTACTATGCCCGCCCGGGCCGTATAGCCCACGCCGGCTTTATCGACCGGTGGACAGGTAACTGGGCCTATACGGTAGAAGGCAATGTCCATAATGCCGTGGTACGTAAACGGCGCCCCGTTCGCACCCTTGCCGTTATTGCCCGGTGGACGGGGGGTTAG
- a CDS encoding ester cyclase has translation MKTNKEIVAHWFEAAWGERYMPEVIDELAAPDIMMQYPLHGRQMGSAAIIQMLNRLREAFPDLKFRVVGDLIAENDYVVGRWEGGGTHTGPAFSDLPAGSLPENSGKTIRFTGITTFKVINGKILEEIGEEDALKAGLQLGVVKVND, from the coding sequence ATGAAAACAAACAAAGAAATTGTGGCACACTGGTTTGAAGCAGCCTGGGGAGAACGTTACATGCCTGAGGTTATAGATGAATTGGCGGCACCCGATATCATGATGCAGTATCCTCTGCACGGGCGGCAAATGGGTTCTGCAGCCATAATACAAATGCTAAACCGGCTAAGGGAAGCCTTTCCGGATTTAAAATTCAGGGTGGTCGGAGATCTCATTGCAGAAAATGATTATGTCGTTGGTCGTTGGGAAGGTGGGGGAACTCACACTGGTCCTGCATTTTCAGATTTACCTGCCGGCTCGCTTCCGGAAAACAGCGGAAAGACGATTCGTTTTACCGGAATCACCACTTTTAAGGTGATCAACGGCAAGATTTTGGAAGAAATTGGTGAAGAAGATGCCCTGAAAGCCGGTTTGCAACTCGGTGTTGTAAAAGTAAATGATTAA
- a CDS encoding alpha/beta fold hydrolase, which yields MKNLITILLLAASVSSAMGYENRSITNGKKTFILIHGSWHSAWNWFRVTPLLEQQGHRVIAPDLPGMGRDKTPVEAVRFEKTVQKMCDLIDTLPGKVILVGHSKNGVLISQIAEYRPEKIEKLVYLAAVLAHNGASAVDLFKLDKKEVLGPYITYHPESNSSTLDPEIYKEGLYHDCDDEITEMAKVILSNEPRQTATARISITAENYESVPRYYIACTEDRAITPALQRKMYTDMPCIKVYKMATSHSPFFSKPQELVAILLEIAHEG from the coding sequence ATGAAAAATTTAATAACCATCCTTCTGCTTGCAGCATCTGTGTCATCTGCCATGGGTTATGAAAACAGGAGTATAACGAACGGGAAAAAGACCTTTATACTCATCCACGGGTCATGGCACAGTGCCTGGAACTGGTTTAGAGTAACACCCTTACTGGAGCAACAAGGGCATCGCGTAATAGCGCCCGATCTGCCCGGAATGGGAAGGGATAAAACTCCGGTTGAAGCGGTAAGATTTGAAAAAACAGTGCAAAAGATGTGTGATCTGATCGATACCTTACCCGGAAAAGTAATCCTGGTGGGACACAGCAAAAATGGCGTATTAATATCGCAAATAGCAGAATACCGTCCCGAAAAAATAGAAAAGCTGGTTTACCTCGCGGCAGTTCTGGCTCATAACGGCGCATCGGCTGTAGACTTGTTTAAACTGGACAAGAAGGAAGTTCTGGGCCCTTACATCACCTATCATCCGGAAAGCAATTCTTCGACCTTAGATCCGGAAATATATAAAGAAGGGCTGTACCACGACTGTGATGACGAAATTACTGAAATGGCCAAAGTAATCCTGAGCAATGAGCCCCGGCAAACGGCTACAGCCAGGATCTCAATTACAGCTGAAAATTACGAAAGCGTGCCCCGGTATTATATAGCATGTACCGAAGATAGAGCAATTACGCCTGCGTTGCAACGAAAAATGTATACAGATATGCCTTGTATAAAAGTATACAAAATGGCAACCAGTCATTCTCCATTTTTTAGCAAACCACAAGAACTTGTAGCTATTCTTCTTGAAATTGCACATGAGGGATAG
- a CDS encoding DUF7793 family protein: MTTDTDPIENAIARLWIDNGILYIVYKPDTILDLDNARKITADRLLLQRQRVYPIFVDFRGVRYAKRAAREYFAREGSVLMRAVGVFLAFPYNQAIVNFYLEANTPPVPTRSFTDKPSTLNYLKSFT; the protein is encoded by the coding sequence ATGACCACTGATACCGACCCTATAGAAAACGCGATTGCCCGGCTGTGGATCGACAACGGAATTTTATATATTGTCTACAAGCCGGATACCATACTCGACCTCGACAATGCCCGGAAGATCACGGCAGACCGACTTTTGCTGCAGCGGCAGCGTGTTTATCCCATATTTGTGGATTTCCGCGGCGTAAGGTATGCCAAAAGGGCCGCCCGGGAATATTTTGCACGCGAAGGTTCCGTACTTATGCGGGCTGTAGGCGTATTTCTCGCTTTTCCCTATAACCAGGCCATTGTAAACTTTTACCTGGAAGCGAACACTCCTCCCGTTCCTACCCGGTCTTTTACAGATAAGCCCAGTACCCTGAACTACCTGAAATCCTTTACCTGA
- a CDS encoding helix-turn-helix transcriptional regulator, protein MENNYVTFPYCYFKKRMRELERFLIELGCGDFETRIEFYGKGDPIEGLVTTANMTGEEIEHFFRDRNPTILFPGSSLTSYTSFILDNDLRIWLVCEKTARALSLDRMQVQDQPFCSLLARESQEHWAHIKAMLDREENVEDPVELSFALPNGLTRPVYCKVSTLYRNREKMRAITVLVNKPQPPKRKKKNRVSLHPADIKILQQVKRMVMQFPERKLPTLEVLARQYGTNEYKLKHGFKDLYGTTIFKLQRKERLRRAETLIAYTDLPFKSIARNIGYSLSHFYEAFKVEYGKSPGSLRKS, encoded by the coding sequence ATGGAAAACAATTATGTCACTTTCCCTTATTGTTACTTTAAAAAACGCATGCGAGAACTGGAACGATTCCTTATTGAACTAGGGTGCGGCGACTTTGAGACCCGTATCGAATTCTACGGAAAAGGCGATCCCATAGAAGGGCTGGTTACTACGGCGAATATGACGGGCGAAGAGATCGAGCACTTTTTCAGGGACCGGAATCCCACAATCCTGTTCCCGGGAAGTTCCCTCACTTCGTATACCTCTTTTATCCTGGACAACGACTTGCGGATATGGTTGGTTTGCGAAAAGACCGCCCGGGCACTTTCCCTGGACCGTATGCAAGTGCAGGACCAGCCTTTTTGTTCGCTTCTTGCCAGGGAATCGCAGGAACACTGGGCACATATAAAAGCCATGCTGGACCGTGAAGAAAACGTGGAAGATCCCGTAGAGCTATCCTTCGCACTCCCTAACGGGCTTACCCGCCCTGTGTATTGCAAAGTATCCACACTGTACCGGAACCGGGAAAAAATGCGTGCCATAACCGTCCTGGTCAATAAACCGCAACCCCCGAAGCGAAAAAAGAAAAACCGGGTAAGCCTGCATCCCGCAGATATTAAAATCCTACAACAGGTGAAACGCATGGTAATGCAATTCCCTGAAAGGAAACTCCCCACCCTGGAAGTCCTGGCACGCCAATACGGTACGAACGAGTACAAGCTCAAACACGGCTTTAAGGACCTCTACGGCACCACCATATTCAAACTGCAACGCAAAGAGCGGCTGAGAAGGGCCGAAACCCTGATAGCATACACCGACCTCCCGTTTAAAAGCATTGCGCGAAACATAGGCTACAGCCTCTCGCATTTCTACGAAGCTTTTAAGGTGGAATACGGTAAATCGCCGGGGAGCCTCAGAAAAAGCTGA
- a CDS encoding TlpA family protein disulfide reductase yields MKTHIQLLILIILSQIVSCRTDKNRDYDFKQITSISGDLDFLEDGDSISIVLTEFVIGNERTDSVYTAVVKDRKFFFEWSRINCPLTMRVRIPMNRVPDKKQADSFQRAYFTIMPGDKANLCYDEGDFKFEGRNAEKFNCQYSLYKMERKMTDNSVYSSFVDRDANLKAAFTYKDSVDSVLLQYLDTWKGKMSKRAFNIIRLDFSYGSEVIKYWLFNGIKKKGEDVGYSFKDTTSNRVIDSSLHTELRSFPNYLIEKFEYDSCTVAGRKFQLGDCYRFMDKTLSDELREKCLTYLIIKNLKSDSLTKYRNMALNSIENDSYKKLIERMTKKHIEGIDAFDFSLSDKNGKQYSLSDFKGKVVVLDFWFTGCGPCKQMTPYLAKVAKKFKPFPVVFLSVCADRSKKTWLKSVSEGEYTFNNSIKLFTGGRGREHSMIKNYEVRGYPTIILINPEGKMMRKAIDPRLDDGEDLENLIREKI; encoded by the coding sequence ATGAAAACACATATTCAATTACTCATATTAATTATTCTTTCTCAAATAGTATCTTGCCGAACTGATAAAAACCGGGATTACGATTTTAAGCAAATTACTTCTATCAGTGGTGACCTGGATTTTTTAGAAGATGGTGATTCCATCAGTATAGTTTTAACTGAATTTGTTATTGGTAACGAAAGAACAGATAGTGTATACACAGCGGTGGTCAAAGACCGGAAGTTTTTCTTTGAATGGAGTCGAATAAACTGCCCATTAACAATGCGGGTTCGTATTCCAATGAACAGGGTTCCCGATAAAAAACAGGCCGACTCCTTTCAGCGGGCATACTTTACCATTATGCCTGGAGATAAGGCGAATTTATGTTACGATGAAGGGGACTTTAAATTCGAAGGGAGAAATGCCGAAAAATTTAATTGTCAATATTCTCTATACAAAATGGAAAGGAAAATGACAGACAATTCGGTTTATAGCAGTTTTGTAGACCGTGATGCCAATCTCAAAGCAGCATTTACGTATAAAGATTCCGTAGATTCGGTTTTACTTCAATATTTAGATACTTGGAAAGGAAAGATGTCAAAGCGTGCATTTAACATAATCCGCCTTGATTTTAGTTATGGCTCCGAAGTTATTAAATACTGGTTGTTTAATGGCATCAAAAAGAAGGGCGAAGATGTAGGTTACTCGTTCAAGGATACCACCAGTAATAGAGTTATCGATTCTTCACTGCATACCGAACTTAGGAGTTTTCCAAACTATCTCATTGAAAAATTCGAATATGATTCCTGTACAGTGGCAGGCAGAAAATTTCAATTGGGCGACTGTTACCGCTTTATGGATAAAACGCTGTCAGACGAGCTAAGAGAAAAGTGTTTAACCTACCTGATTATTAAAAACTTAAAATCAGATAGTCTGACAAAATACAGGAATATGGCATTGAACAGCATCGAAAACGATTCCTACAAAAAACTTATTGAGCGTATGACGAAAAAGCACATTGAGGGCATCGATGCTTTCGATTTTTCGTTATCAGATAAAAATGGAAAGCAGTATTCGCTTTCTGATTTCAAGGGAAAAGTAGTTGTCCTCGATTTCTGGTTTACCGGATGTGGCCCATGTAAACAGATGACCCCTTATCTTGCAAAGGTAGCAAAGAAATTCAAGCCCTTTCCTGTTGTATTTCTTAGCGTGTGTGCCGATAGAAGTAAAAAAACATGGTTAAAAAGTGTTTCTGAAGGTGAATATACTTTTAACAATTCCATTAAATTATTCACTGGTGGCAGAGGCAGAGAACATTCTATGATCAAGAATTACGAGGTACGTGGGTATCCGACCATAATTCTTATCAACCCCGAGGGAAAAATGATGAGAAAGGCGATTGACCCACGGTTGGATGATGGAGAAGATTTAGAAAATTTGATCCGGGAGAAAATCTAA